The proteins below are encoded in one region of Apium graveolens cultivar Ventura chromosome 4, ASM990537v1, whole genome shotgun sequence:
- the LOC141717779 gene encoding uncharacterized protein LOC141717779 isoform X4: MRTRNASKPKPAPVVKSPPATRKSAVKTPQKPPETPAESSATPKSSGTRRTRAIEAKNKEIQDVTTAVEEAKTLAVDETVEKTPVSGKKVTRVAKRKVVRKKTPASAKSSSLETSKPGDDEKEELSKEEEKEGADSMNEEPAKNIEVTSVNVEEADENKEVIPVNVEEPEEKKTPVELVGQSPRTEEVEETTNENKESVLVDAEECKLTEPAVVLVEESSKDDMEEVAAEPNPSVEETRISQMQNDAIATEADPTVMKDINTSVTSKEYMEAKEVTGKTEIVEGSVKATAELVDMEENTSKVLKEEELSVQADMEHEDVMLELNEVTEKAEVVKDGMDTTEPVHRDNITTGDLKEDEPFEEVGMEHEDDMIMNTHVVEDGTNTSEQVNILKIATVELQEDETPARADVEHMDENMEQGGKEVAEEFKEGVLAQDNVTEHGEKSQKSEEEDVQLTALAEDRRRKKELEIFIGGLDRDAVDEDVRKVFEHVGEVVEVQVHKDPSSSKNKGYAFVKFATKEQAKQALAEIKHPVINGKQCGTAPCEDNNTLFLGNICNTWTKEAIREKLKDYGIDGVETITLVLDPKHEGLSRGFAFVEFTCHGDAMLAYKRLQKPDVIFGHLERTAKVAFAEPLREPDPEVMAQVKSVFVDGLPPHWDESHVRKVFKGYGDIEQITLARNISSSKRKDFGFVDFSTHEAAVTCIDDINSREIGDGNSKAKVKARLSNPSPKTQAVKGEMCGGFRIGHVSSGALPHSVARGSGRGAHPSNRTNVQRGRGFYNHGRGQTSGMSFPYNRSFDEPFRGREGGRWGSSRGAHVAPGEGTLPVRFNLDRPRHGGIDRAHETHMHYRGGQPFPPEEFDRPFPERRFDDPYMYSDRPHGIKRPHFTARDPRYMEPSRVRPRLDYADPAVPFPAPHPRGTFGSGSSRYPPEYYGPNCTGGRGDIRPSFYGGPRPHRGGYNY, translated from the exons ATGAGAACTCGGAACGCCAGTAAACCCAAGCCAGCTCCCGTCGTTAAATCGCCGCCGGCAACCAGAAAATCCGCCGTTAAAACGCCGCAGAAACCGCCGGAGACTCCCGCTGAATCGTCGGCGACGCCCAAATCTTCGGGAACAAGGCGTACAAGAGCAATTGAGGCGAAGAATAAAGAGATTCAAGATGTAACCACAGCTG TTGAGGAAGCAAAGACTTTAGCGGTTGATGAGACTGTAGAGAAGACGCCTGTTTCTGGAAAGAAAGTTACTAGAGTGGCTAAAAGAAAGGTTGTAAGGAAGAAAACACCAGCTTCGGCTAAAAGTTCTTCTCTTGAGACTTCTAAACCAGGGGATGATGAGAAAGAAGAACTGTCAAAGGAGGAGGAGAAGGAGGGTGCAGACTCTATGAATGAAGAACCTGCGAAAAATATAGAGGTGACCTCTGTTAATGTGGAAGAAGCGGATGAAAACAAAGAGGTGATTCCTGTGAATGTGGAAGAACCTGAAGAGAAGAAAACCCCTGTGGAGCTTGTAGGACAATCCCCGAGAACAGAGGAAGTTGAGGAGACGACCAATGAGAACAAAGAATCAGTTCTTGTAGATGCAGAAGAATGCAAACTGACAGAACCTGCTGTTGTGCTTGTTGAAGAATCCTCGAAGGATGACATGGAAGAAGTAGCTGCTGAACCAAATCCTTCTGTTGAAGAGACAAGGATTTCTCAAATGCAAAATGATGCAATTGCTACAGAGGCAGATCCCACTGTTATGAAAGACATTAATACATCCGTTACAAGCAAGGAGTACATGGAGGCAAAGGAAGTTACAGGGAAAACAGAAATTGTCGAGGGTAGTGTCAAAGCTACAGCTGAACTAGTTGACATGGAGGAGAATACCTCCAAAGTGTTAAAAGAAGAGGAGCTCTCTGTACAGGCAGATATGGAGCACGAGGATGTAATGTTAGAATTAAACGAAGTTACGGAGAAAGCAGAAGTTGTTAAGGATGGGATGGATACAACTGAACCAGTTCACAGGGACAATATCACCACTGGGGACTTGAAAGAAGATGAGCCCTTCGAGGAAGTAGGTATGGAGCATGAGGATGATATGATAATGAACACACATGTTGTTGAGGATGGGACAAATACAAGTGAACAGGTTAACATCCTGAAAATCGCCACTGTAGAGTTGCAAGAAGATGAAACCCCCGCGCGAGCAGATGTAGAGCACATGGATGAAAATATGGAGCAAGGAGGTAAAGAAGTTGCTGAGGAATTCAAAGAGGGAGTGCTTGCGCAGGATAATGTGACGGAACATGGAGAAAAATCCCAAAAGTCAGAAGAGGAAGATGTACAGTTAACTGCTCTTGCTGAGGATCGCAGGAGAAAAAAAGAGCTTGAAATTTTTATAGGGGGTTTGGACAGAGATGCGGTTGATGAGGATGTGAGAAAGGTGTTTGAGCATGTAGGTGAGGTAGTTGAAGTCCAAGTACACAAGGATCCCTCTAGTAGCAAGAACAAGGGCTATGCATTTGTGAAGTTTGCAACAAAAGAACAAGCTAAGCAAGCTTTGGCAGAAATTAAGCACCCTGTT ATAAATGGAAAGCAATGTGGCACGGCACCCTGCGAGGACAATAACACATTGTTCTTAGGTAACATCTGCAATACATGGACAAAGGAAGCT ATAAGAGAAAAACTTAAGGATTACGGAATTGATGGTGTTGAAACTATCACCCTTGTCTTAGATCCTAAGCATGAGGGACTGAGTCGAGGGTTTGCGTTCGTTGAGTTCACTTGCCATGGAGATGCAATGCTTGCTTATAAACGACTTCAGAAGCCTGATGTCATTTTTGGTCATCTTGAGAGAACTGCAAAGGTGGCTTTTGCCGAGCCTTTGCGTGAGCCAGACCCAGAGGTGATGGCGCAGGTGAAGTCAGTATTTGTTGATGGACTTCCTCCTCATTGGGATGAGAGCCATGTCAGGAAGGTATTTAAAGGTTACGGAGATATTGAACAAATTACTTTAGCGCGAAATATATCATCTTCCAAGAGGAAAGATTTTGGATTTGTTGATTTTAGCACCCACGAGGCAGCAGTTACTTGCATTGATGACATAAACTCCAGAGAAATAGGCGATGGGAACTCAAAG GCTAAAGTCAAAGCAAGGCTTTCAAATCCTTCACCTAAAACGCAAGCGGTGAAGGGTGAAATGTGTGGTGGTTTCCGGATTGGTCATGTTAGTAGCGGAGCCCTTCCACATAGTG TAGCAAGGGGCTCTGGACGAGGTGCACATCCTTCCAATAGGACCAACGTTCAACGTGGCAGGGGATTCTATAACCATGGTCGCGGTCAAACCAGTGGAATGAGTTTTCCCTATAATCGCAGCTTTGATGAGCCATTTCGAGGAAGAGAAG GAGGAAGATGGGGTTCTTCCAGGGGTGCGCATGTGGCACCTGGTGAAGGGACACTTCCAGTAAGGTTCAACCTTGATAGGCCTAGGCATGGTGGCATTGATAGAGCTCATGAGACGCATATGCACTATAGGGGGGGACAACCATTTCCCCCAGAAGAATTTGACAGACCTTTTCCGGAAAGGCGTTTTGATGATCCATATATGTACAGTGATAGACCGCATGGGATTAAGCGTCCACATTTTACA GCCCGTGATCCTCGTTACATGGAGCCTAGCAGGGTTCGTCCCCGACTGGATTACGCGGATCCTGCAGTTCCATTTCCCGCGCCACATCCTCGAG GTACTTTTGGATCTGGGAGCAGTCGGTATCCACCTGAATACTATGGTCCAAAT TGTACTGGTGGACGTGGAGACATACGGCCATCTTTTTATGGAGGTCCTCGCCCACATAGGGGAGGATATAACTATTAA
- the LOC141717779 gene encoding uncharacterized protein LOC141717779 isoform X1, with amino-acid sequence MRTRNASKPKPAPVVKSPPATRKSAVKTPQKPPETPAESSATPKSSGTRRTRAIEAKNKEIQDVTTAVEEAKTLAVDETVEKTPVSGKKVTRVAKRKVVRKKTPASAKSSSLETSKPGDDEKEELSKEEEKEGADSMNEEPAKNIEVTSVNVEEADENKEVIPVNVEEPEEKKTPVELVGQSPRTEEVEETTNENKESVLVDAEECKLTEPAVVLVEESSKDDMEEVAAEPNPSVEETRISQMQNDAIATEADPTVMKDINTSVTSKEYMEAKEVTGKTEIVEGSVKATAELVDMEENTSKVLKEEELSVQADMEHEDVMLELNEVTEKAEVVKDGMDTTEPVHRDNITTGDLKEDEPFEEVGMEHEDDMIMNTHVVEDGTNTSEQVNILKIATVELQEDETPARADVEHMDENMEQGGKEVAEEFKEGVLAQDNVTEHGEKSQKSEEEDVQLTALAEDRRRKKELEIFIGGLDRDAVDEDVRKVFEHVGEVVEVQVHKDPSSSKNKGYAFVKFATKEQAKQALAEIKHPVINGKQCGTAPCEDNNTLFLGNICNTWTKEAIREKLKDYGIDGVETITLVLDPKHEGLSRGFAFVEFTCHGDAMLAYKRLQKPDVIFGHLERTAKVAFAEPLREPDPEVMAQVKSVFVDGLPPHWDESHVRKVFKGYGDIEQITLARNISSSKRKDFGFVDFSTHEAAVTCIDDINSREIGDGNSKAKVKARLSNPSPKTQAVKGEMCGGFRIGHVSSGALPHSVARGSGRGAHPSNRTNVQRGRGFYNHGRGQTSGMSFPYNRSFDEPFRGREGFVQAGGRWGSSRGAHVAPGEGTLPVRFNLDRPRHGGIDRAHETHMHYRGGQPFPPEEFDRPFPERRFDDPYMYSDRPHGIKRPHFTARDPRYMEPSRVRPRLDYADPAVPFPAPHPRGTFGSGSSRYPPEYYGPNCTGGRGDIRPSFYGGPRPHRGGYNY; translated from the exons ATGAGAACTCGGAACGCCAGTAAACCCAAGCCAGCTCCCGTCGTTAAATCGCCGCCGGCAACCAGAAAATCCGCCGTTAAAACGCCGCAGAAACCGCCGGAGACTCCCGCTGAATCGTCGGCGACGCCCAAATCTTCGGGAACAAGGCGTACAAGAGCAATTGAGGCGAAGAATAAAGAGATTCAAGATGTAACCACAGCTG TTGAGGAAGCAAAGACTTTAGCGGTTGATGAGACTGTAGAGAAGACGCCTGTTTCTGGAAAGAAAGTTACTAGAGTGGCTAAAAGAAAGGTTGTAAGGAAGAAAACACCAGCTTCGGCTAAAAGTTCTTCTCTTGAGACTTCTAAACCAGGGGATGATGAGAAAGAAGAACTGTCAAAGGAGGAGGAGAAGGAGGGTGCAGACTCTATGAATGAAGAACCTGCGAAAAATATAGAGGTGACCTCTGTTAATGTGGAAGAAGCGGATGAAAACAAAGAGGTGATTCCTGTGAATGTGGAAGAACCTGAAGAGAAGAAAACCCCTGTGGAGCTTGTAGGACAATCCCCGAGAACAGAGGAAGTTGAGGAGACGACCAATGAGAACAAAGAATCAGTTCTTGTAGATGCAGAAGAATGCAAACTGACAGAACCTGCTGTTGTGCTTGTTGAAGAATCCTCGAAGGATGACATGGAAGAAGTAGCTGCTGAACCAAATCCTTCTGTTGAAGAGACAAGGATTTCTCAAATGCAAAATGATGCAATTGCTACAGAGGCAGATCCCACTGTTATGAAAGACATTAATACATCCGTTACAAGCAAGGAGTACATGGAGGCAAAGGAAGTTACAGGGAAAACAGAAATTGTCGAGGGTAGTGTCAAAGCTACAGCTGAACTAGTTGACATGGAGGAGAATACCTCCAAAGTGTTAAAAGAAGAGGAGCTCTCTGTACAGGCAGATATGGAGCACGAGGATGTAATGTTAGAATTAAACGAAGTTACGGAGAAAGCAGAAGTTGTTAAGGATGGGATGGATACAACTGAACCAGTTCACAGGGACAATATCACCACTGGGGACTTGAAAGAAGATGAGCCCTTCGAGGAAGTAGGTATGGAGCATGAGGATGATATGATAATGAACACACATGTTGTTGAGGATGGGACAAATACAAGTGAACAGGTTAACATCCTGAAAATCGCCACTGTAGAGTTGCAAGAAGATGAAACCCCCGCGCGAGCAGATGTAGAGCACATGGATGAAAATATGGAGCAAGGAGGTAAAGAAGTTGCTGAGGAATTCAAAGAGGGAGTGCTTGCGCAGGATAATGTGACGGAACATGGAGAAAAATCCCAAAAGTCAGAAGAGGAAGATGTACAGTTAACTGCTCTTGCTGAGGATCGCAGGAGAAAAAAAGAGCTTGAAATTTTTATAGGGGGTTTGGACAGAGATGCGGTTGATGAGGATGTGAGAAAGGTGTTTGAGCATGTAGGTGAGGTAGTTGAAGTCCAAGTACACAAGGATCCCTCTAGTAGCAAGAACAAGGGCTATGCATTTGTGAAGTTTGCAACAAAAGAACAAGCTAAGCAAGCTTTGGCAGAAATTAAGCACCCTGTT ATAAATGGAAAGCAATGTGGCACGGCACCCTGCGAGGACAATAACACATTGTTCTTAGGTAACATCTGCAATACATGGACAAAGGAAGCT ATAAGAGAAAAACTTAAGGATTACGGAATTGATGGTGTTGAAACTATCACCCTTGTCTTAGATCCTAAGCATGAGGGACTGAGTCGAGGGTTTGCGTTCGTTGAGTTCACTTGCCATGGAGATGCAATGCTTGCTTATAAACGACTTCAGAAGCCTGATGTCATTTTTGGTCATCTTGAGAGAACTGCAAAGGTGGCTTTTGCCGAGCCTTTGCGTGAGCCAGACCCAGAGGTGATGGCGCAGGTGAAGTCAGTATTTGTTGATGGACTTCCTCCTCATTGGGATGAGAGCCATGTCAGGAAGGTATTTAAAGGTTACGGAGATATTGAACAAATTACTTTAGCGCGAAATATATCATCTTCCAAGAGGAAAGATTTTGGATTTGTTGATTTTAGCACCCACGAGGCAGCAGTTACTTGCATTGATGACATAAACTCCAGAGAAATAGGCGATGGGAACTCAAAG GCTAAAGTCAAAGCAAGGCTTTCAAATCCTTCACCTAAAACGCAAGCGGTGAAGGGTGAAATGTGTGGTGGTTTCCGGATTGGTCATGTTAGTAGCGGAGCCCTTCCACATAGTG TAGCAAGGGGCTCTGGACGAGGTGCACATCCTTCCAATAGGACCAACGTTCAACGTGGCAGGGGATTCTATAACCATGGTCGCGGTCAAACCAGTGGAATGAGTTTTCCCTATAATCGCAGCTTTGATGAGCCATTTCGAGGAAGAGAAGGTTTTGTACAAG CAGGAGGAAGATGGGGTTCTTCCAGGGGTGCGCATGTGGCACCTGGTGAAGGGACACTTCCAGTAAGGTTCAACCTTGATAGGCCTAGGCATGGTGGCATTGATAGAGCTCATGAGACGCATATGCACTATAGGGGGGGACAACCATTTCCCCCAGAAGAATTTGACAGACCTTTTCCGGAAAGGCGTTTTGATGATCCATATATGTACAGTGATAGACCGCATGGGATTAAGCGTCCACATTTTACA GCCCGTGATCCTCGTTACATGGAGCCTAGCAGGGTTCGTCCCCGACTGGATTACGCGGATCCTGCAGTTCCATTTCCCGCGCCACATCCTCGAG GTACTTTTGGATCTGGGAGCAGTCGGTATCCACCTGAATACTATGGTCCAAAT TGTACTGGTGGACGTGGAGACATACGGCCATCTTTTTATGGAGGTCCTCGCCCACATAGGGGAGGATATAACTATTAA
- the LOC141717779 gene encoding uncharacterized protein LOC141717779 isoform X3 — protein MRTRNASKPKPAPVVKSPPATRKSAVKTPQKPPETPAESSATPKSSGTRRTRAIEAKNKEIQDVTTAVEEAKTLAVDETVEKTPVSGKKVTRVAKRKVVRKKTPASAKSSSLETSKPGDDEKEELSKEEEKEGADSMNEEPAKNIEVTSVNVEEADENKEVIPVNVEEPEEKKTPVELVGQSPRTEEVEETTNENKESVLVDAEECKLTEPAVVLVEESSKDDMEEVAAEPNPSVEETRISQMQNDAIATEADPTVMKDINTSVTSKEYMEAKEVTGKTEIVEGSVKATAELVDMEENTSKVLKEEELSVQADMEHEDVMLELNEVTEKAEVVKDGMDTTEPVHRDNITTGDLKEDEPFEEVGMEHEDDMIMNTHVVEDGTNTSEQVNILKIATVELQEDETPARADVEHMDENMEQGGKEVAEEFKEGVLAQDNVTEHGEKSQKSEEEDVQLTALAEDRRRKKELEIFIGGLDRDAVDEDVRKVFEHVGEVVEVQVHKDPSSSKNKGYAFVKFATKEQAKQALAEIKHPVINGKQCGTAPCEDNNTLFLGNICNTWTKEAIREKLKDYGIDGVETITLVLDPKHEGLSRGFAFVEFTCHGDAMLAYKRLQKPDVIFGHLERTAKVAFAEPLREPDPEVMAQVKSVFVDGLPPHWDESHVRKVFKGYGDIEQITLARNISSSKRKDFGFVDFSTHEAAVTCIDDINSREIGDGNSKAKVKARLSNPSPKTQAVKGEMCGGFRIGHVSSGALPHSARGSGRGAHPSNRTNVQRGRGFYNHGRGQTSGMSFPYNRSFDEPFRGREGFVQAGGRWGSSRGAHVAPGEGTLPVRFNLDRPRHGGIDRAHETHMHYRGGQPFPPEEFDRPFPERRFDDPYMYSDRPHGIKRPHFTARDPRYMEPSRVRPRLDYADPAVPFPAPHPRGTFGSGSSRYPPEYYGPNCTGGRGDIRPSFYGGPRPHRGGYNY, from the exons ATGAGAACTCGGAACGCCAGTAAACCCAAGCCAGCTCCCGTCGTTAAATCGCCGCCGGCAACCAGAAAATCCGCCGTTAAAACGCCGCAGAAACCGCCGGAGACTCCCGCTGAATCGTCGGCGACGCCCAAATCTTCGGGAACAAGGCGTACAAGAGCAATTGAGGCGAAGAATAAAGAGATTCAAGATGTAACCACAGCTG TTGAGGAAGCAAAGACTTTAGCGGTTGATGAGACTGTAGAGAAGACGCCTGTTTCTGGAAAGAAAGTTACTAGAGTGGCTAAAAGAAAGGTTGTAAGGAAGAAAACACCAGCTTCGGCTAAAAGTTCTTCTCTTGAGACTTCTAAACCAGGGGATGATGAGAAAGAAGAACTGTCAAAGGAGGAGGAGAAGGAGGGTGCAGACTCTATGAATGAAGAACCTGCGAAAAATATAGAGGTGACCTCTGTTAATGTGGAAGAAGCGGATGAAAACAAAGAGGTGATTCCTGTGAATGTGGAAGAACCTGAAGAGAAGAAAACCCCTGTGGAGCTTGTAGGACAATCCCCGAGAACAGAGGAAGTTGAGGAGACGACCAATGAGAACAAAGAATCAGTTCTTGTAGATGCAGAAGAATGCAAACTGACAGAACCTGCTGTTGTGCTTGTTGAAGAATCCTCGAAGGATGACATGGAAGAAGTAGCTGCTGAACCAAATCCTTCTGTTGAAGAGACAAGGATTTCTCAAATGCAAAATGATGCAATTGCTACAGAGGCAGATCCCACTGTTATGAAAGACATTAATACATCCGTTACAAGCAAGGAGTACATGGAGGCAAAGGAAGTTACAGGGAAAACAGAAATTGTCGAGGGTAGTGTCAAAGCTACAGCTGAACTAGTTGACATGGAGGAGAATACCTCCAAAGTGTTAAAAGAAGAGGAGCTCTCTGTACAGGCAGATATGGAGCACGAGGATGTAATGTTAGAATTAAACGAAGTTACGGAGAAAGCAGAAGTTGTTAAGGATGGGATGGATACAACTGAACCAGTTCACAGGGACAATATCACCACTGGGGACTTGAAAGAAGATGAGCCCTTCGAGGAAGTAGGTATGGAGCATGAGGATGATATGATAATGAACACACATGTTGTTGAGGATGGGACAAATACAAGTGAACAGGTTAACATCCTGAAAATCGCCACTGTAGAGTTGCAAGAAGATGAAACCCCCGCGCGAGCAGATGTAGAGCACATGGATGAAAATATGGAGCAAGGAGGTAAAGAAGTTGCTGAGGAATTCAAAGAGGGAGTGCTTGCGCAGGATAATGTGACGGAACATGGAGAAAAATCCCAAAAGTCAGAAGAGGAAGATGTACAGTTAACTGCTCTTGCTGAGGATCGCAGGAGAAAAAAAGAGCTTGAAATTTTTATAGGGGGTTTGGACAGAGATGCGGTTGATGAGGATGTGAGAAAGGTGTTTGAGCATGTAGGTGAGGTAGTTGAAGTCCAAGTACACAAGGATCCCTCTAGTAGCAAGAACAAGGGCTATGCATTTGTGAAGTTTGCAACAAAAGAACAAGCTAAGCAAGCTTTGGCAGAAATTAAGCACCCTGTT ATAAATGGAAAGCAATGTGGCACGGCACCCTGCGAGGACAATAACACATTGTTCTTAGGTAACATCTGCAATACATGGACAAAGGAAGCT ATAAGAGAAAAACTTAAGGATTACGGAATTGATGGTGTTGAAACTATCACCCTTGTCTTAGATCCTAAGCATGAGGGACTGAGTCGAGGGTTTGCGTTCGTTGAGTTCACTTGCCATGGAGATGCAATGCTTGCTTATAAACGACTTCAGAAGCCTGATGTCATTTTTGGTCATCTTGAGAGAACTGCAAAGGTGGCTTTTGCCGAGCCTTTGCGTGAGCCAGACCCAGAGGTGATGGCGCAGGTGAAGTCAGTATTTGTTGATGGACTTCCTCCTCATTGGGATGAGAGCCATGTCAGGAAGGTATTTAAAGGTTACGGAGATATTGAACAAATTACTTTAGCGCGAAATATATCATCTTCCAAGAGGAAAGATTTTGGATTTGTTGATTTTAGCACCCACGAGGCAGCAGTTACTTGCATTGATGACATAAACTCCAGAGAAATAGGCGATGGGAACTCAAAG GCTAAAGTCAAAGCAAGGCTTTCAAATCCTTCACCTAAAACGCAAGCGGTGAAGGGTGAAATGTGTGGTGGTTTCCGGATTGGTCATGTTAGTAGCGGAGCCCTTCCACATAGTG CAAGGGGCTCTGGACGAGGTGCACATCCTTCCAATAGGACCAACGTTCAACGTGGCAGGGGATTCTATAACCATGGTCGCGGTCAAACCAGTGGAATGAGTTTTCCCTATAATCGCAGCTTTGATGAGCCATTTCGAGGAAGAGAAGGTTTTGTACAAG CAGGAGGAAGATGGGGTTCTTCCAGGGGTGCGCATGTGGCACCTGGTGAAGGGACACTTCCAGTAAGGTTCAACCTTGATAGGCCTAGGCATGGTGGCATTGATAGAGCTCATGAGACGCATATGCACTATAGGGGGGGACAACCATTTCCCCCAGAAGAATTTGACAGACCTTTTCCGGAAAGGCGTTTTGATGATCCATATATGTACAGTGATAGACCGCATGGGATTAAGCGTCCACATTTTACA GCCCGTGATCCTCGTTACATGGAGCCTAGCAGGGTTCGTCCCCGACTGGATTACGCGGATCCTGCAGTTCCATTTCCCGCGCCACATCCTCGAG GTACTTTTGGATCTGGGAGCAGTCGGTATCCACCTGAATACTATGGTCCAAAT TGTACTGGTGGACGTGGAGACATACGGCCATCTTTTTATGGAGGTCCTCGCCCACATAGGGGAGGATATAACTATTAA